One Festucalex cinctus isolate MCC-2025b chromosome 1, RoL_Fcin_1.0, whole genome shotgun sequence genomic region harbors:
- the aldh16a1 gene encoding aldehyde dehydrogenase family 16 member A1 isoform X1, whose product MPSGKRTDDIEELKTFMQKMDKTITDVSQQMKESNQKLLEEIQQLRNVVQAQEEIKKKDLQIAIMQDQSMEYGPAATSSTSIAQAWLDNHSRSLGLFIDGKHIHPVDRQTRSLVDSKGGLVCSTVCAVQADISQCASSAIKGFEAWSNLSCYQRSKVLLRLASTLGQHGQSVAELCDLCQASCSSSTLVRLLQYYSSWAQLRDTLIANWTPLGVVLVVVSDDCTLYSLMLKVLPALAMGNSVIIVPGQSTAPPALLLAQLLTGAGLPAGAVGVLTGCDMSLAADVAQNSSISYVTYSGNKEDGVKLCKATAGLGVPVSVSRNISATCPIIIFESADINSAVDDVLETAFKKKKEGNWVLCVQESVLDSILACLKLRMADLKCVALASDEVRVLVDTAVQEAQNKGATLLQSCAVPSATQYPPTVLCGAAPSSPCVVMPSPGPLLPLMTFRSNTEAVTLGNHSPHGQAACIWTEDLSLALETSKSLSVGSVWVNSHPLSDPCLPVSGHKDSGTCTDGGQEGLYQFLRPSSSSVLPRASPVALDYTKFGTDAPPVIIPDETAGTIKSYAQFVAGKACKSESGATVVVHPPGGSGVLGYCPDGGQKDVRNAVEAAIKVQPGWMKKSPSARSQSIQALAKGLEGKRKDIANSIGAQTGLPMEEADKEVELSIARLSDWAAYCDKFHGGTLPVPQSGAGFSIPEALGVVGVVLPDKHPLLSMVTLLGAALASGNAVVMVPSQEYPLPALTFIQVLLSSDLPAGLVNIVTGRRDQLTKALASHSVIKAIWYWGNSEGCQYLQYTCTSPLKTLRLFCQIDKDGNHCITDWTHASVLEEFWRNAVQWKSVWIPTA is encoded by the exons atgccTAGTGGGAAAAGAACAGACGACATTGAAGAACTAAAGACATTTATGCAAAAAATGGATAAAACCATAACGGATGTAAGTCAGCAGATGAAGGAATCAAACCAGAAGCTGTTGGAAGAGATACAACAGCTGCGGAATGTGGTTCAAGCCCAGGAGGAGATCAAAAAGAAAGATCTGCAAATTGCCATCATGCAGGACCAG AGTATGGAGTACGGACCAGCTGCAACTTCCAGCACTTCCATTGCACAG GCATGGCTGGATAATCATTCCCGCTCTCTGGGTCTGTTTATTGATGGAAAACACATCCATCCAGTAGACAGACAGACTCGCTCCTTGGTGGACTCCAAAG GTGGTCTCGTGTGCAGCACAGTGTGTGCCGTGCAGGCTGACATTTCGCAATGCGCGTCCTCTGCTATCAAGGGCTTTGAGGCCTGGAGTAACTTGTCCTGCTACCAGAGGTCCAAAGTGCTGCTCAG GTTGGCCAGCACTCTTGGACAGCATGGCCAGAGCGTGGCCGAGCTGTGTGACCTGTGTCAAGCCTCCTGCTCTTCTTCAACCCTTGTTAGATTGTTGCAGTATTACAGCAGCTGGGCTCAGCTTCGAGACACTCTCATAGCAAACTGGACCCCACTGG GTGTGGTTTTAGTAGTTGTCTCTGATGACTGCACTCTCTACTCCCTGATGCTCAAAGTCTTACCAGCACTAGCCATGG GCAACTCTGTCATCATTGTTCCTGGTCAAAGCACGGCGCCCCCGGCACTTTTATTGGCTCAGCTTCTTACAGGCGCAGGCCTTCCTGCCGGGGCTGTCGGTGTTTTGACTGGCTGTGACATGTCACTGGCTGCTGATGTGGCTCAGAACTCCAGCATCAGCTATGTCACCTACAGCGGCAACAAGGAG GATGGTGTGAAGCTGTGTAAAGCTACAGCAGGGTTGGGCGTTCCAGTCTCTGTATCCCGAAACATTAGCGCCACATGTCCTATCATCATTTTTGAGTCTGCTGACATCAACAGTGCAGTGGATGATGTCTTAGAGACTGCTttcaagaagaagaaagag GGGAACTGGGTGTTGTGTGTGCAGGAGAGTGTGCTGGACAGCATATTGGCCTGTCTGAAGCTGCGCATGGCAGATTTGAAATGTGTGGCGCTTGCCAGCGACGAGGTCAGAGTCCTCGTGGACACCGCAGTGCAGGAGGCTCAAAACAAGGGGGCCACG TTGTTGCAGTCCTGTGCTGTCCCGTCTGCTACACAGTATCCTCCTACGGTGCTATGTGGAGCAGCCCCCTCCTCGCCATGTGTGGTCATGCCCTCTCCTGGGCCACTGCTTCCTCTTATGACCTTCAGAAGTAACACAGAGGCGGTGACTCTGG GGAATCACAGTCCACATGGCCAAGCAGCATGTATCTGGACTGAAGACCTCAGTTTGGCTTTGGAAACATCCAAGAG TTTGTCTGTGGGCTCAGTGTGGGTGAACTCGCACCCTTTATCGGATCCGTGTCTGCCTGTTTCTGGTCACAAAGACAGCGGCACCTGCACTGATGGAGGGCAGGAG GGTCTTTATCAGTTTCTGCGGCCATCCTCATCCTCCGTTCTCCCTCGTGCTTCCCCTGTTGCTCTGGACTACACCAAGTTTGGAACAGATGCACCCCCAGTTATCATTCCGGATGAGACTGCTGG CACCATAAAGTCCTATGCACAGTTTGTTGCTGGCAAGGCATGCAAATCGGAGTCTGGTGCCACTGTAGTGGTGCATCCACCAGGGGGCAGCGGCGTGTTAGGCTACTGTCCTGATGGAGGCCAGAAAGATGTCCGGAATGCTGTGGAGGCAGCTATCAAAGTTCAGCCAGG CTGGATGAAAAAGAGTCCATCTGCACGCAGCCAGTCCATTCAGGCTCTGGCCAAGGGCCTTGAGGGAAAAAGGAAGGACATAGCAAATTCAATCGGTGCCCAAACTGGTCTACCAATGGAAGAGGCTGATAAGGAGGTGGAGCTCAGTATCGCCAGGCTCAGTGATTGGGCAGCATACTGTGACAAGTTTCACGGCGGAACTCTG CCCGTACCGCAGTCTGGCGCGGGTTTCTCCATCCCTGAAGCGCTGGGAGTGGTGGGTGTGGTCCTTCCAGACAAGCATCCCCTCCTCTCCATGGTGACACTTCTTGGAGCAGCCCTCGCCTCTGGCAATGCCGTCGTCATGGTACCCAGTCAGGAGTATCCACTGCCAGCACTGACATTTATTCAG GTGCTCCTGTCTTCAGATCTGCCAGCGGGCTTGGTGAACATCGTTACAGGAAGGAGAGACCAGTTGACAAAGGCATTGGCCAGTCACAGTGTCATCAAGGCCATCTGGTACTGGGGCAACAGTGAG GGCTGCCAGTACCTCCAGTACACCTGCACCAGCCCGCTAAAAACTCTGCGCCTCTTCTGCCAGATAGACAAGGACGGGAACCATTGCATCACAGATTGGACACATGCCTCTGTTCTGGAGGAGTTTTGGAGAAACGCTGTCCAGTGGAAGAGTGTATGGATTCctacagcataa
- the aldh16a1 gene encoding aldehyde dehydrogenase family 16 member A1 isoform X8, producing the protein MRLASTLGQHGQSVAELCDLCQASCSSSTLVRLLQYYSSWAQLRDTLIANWTPLGVVLVVVSDDCTLYSLMLKVLPALAMGNSVIIVPGQSTAPPALLLAQLLTGAGLPAGAVGVLTGCDMSLAADVAQNSSISYVTYSGNKEDGVKLCKATAGLGVPVSVSRNISATCPIIIFESADINSAVDDVLETAFKKKKEGNWVLCVQESVLDSILACLKLRMADLKCVALASDEVRVLVDTAVQEAQNKGATLLQSCAVPSATQYPPTVLCGAAPSSPCVVMPSPGPLLPLMTFRSNTEAVTLGNHSPHGQAACIWTEDLSLALETSKSLSVGSVWVNSHPLSDPCLPVSGHKDSGTCTDGGQEGLYQFLRPSSSSVLPRASPVALDYTKFGTDAPPVIIPDETAGTIKSYAQFVAGKACKSESGATVVVHPPGGSGVLGYCPDGGQKDVRNAVEAAIKVQPGWMKKSPSARSQSIQALAKGLEGKRKDIANSIGAQTGLPMEEADKEVELSIARLSDWAAYCDKFHGGTLPVPQSGAGFSIPEALGVVGVVLPDKHPLLSMVTLLGAALASGNAVVMVPSQEYPLPALTFIQVLLSSDLPAGLVNIVTGRRDQLTKALASHSVIKAIWYWGNSEGCQYLQYTCTSPLKTLRLFCQIDKDGNHCITDWTHASVLEEFWRNAVQWKSVWIPTA; encoded by the exons ATGAG GTTGGCCAGCACTCTTGGACAGCATGGCCAGAGCGTGGCCGAGCTGTGTGACCTGTGTCAAGCCTCCTGCTCTTCTTCAACCCTTGTTAGATTGTTGCAGTATTACAGCAGCTGGGCTCAGCTTCGAGACACTCTCATAGCAAACTGGACCCCACTGG GTGTGGTTTTAGTAGTTGTCTCTGATGACTGCACTCTCTACTCCCTGATGCTCAAAGTCTTACCAGCACTAGCCATGG GCAACTCTGTCATCATTGTTCCTGGTCAAAGCACGGCGCCCCCGGCACTTTTATTGGCTCAGCTTCTTACAGGCGCAGGCCTTCCTGCCGGGGCTGTCGGTGTTTTGACTGGCTGTGACATGTCACTGGCTGCTGATGTGGCTCAGAACTCCAGCATCAGCTATGTCACCTACAGCGGCAACAAGGAG GATGGTGTGAAGCTGTGTAAAGCTACAGCAGGGTTGGGCGTTCCAGTCTCTGTATCCCGAAACATTAGCGCCACATGTCCTATCATCATTTTTGAGTCTGCTGACATCAACAGTGCAGTGGATGATGTCTTAGAGACTGCTttcaagaagaagaaagag GGGAACTGGGTGTTGTGTGTGCAGGAGAGTGTGCTGGACAGCATATTGGCCTGTCTGAAGCTGCGCATGGCAGATTTGAAATGTGTGGCGCTTGCCAGCGACGAGGTCAGAGTCCTCGTGGACACCGCAGTGCAGGAGGCTCAAAACAAGGGGGCCACG TTGTTGCAGTCCTGTGCTGTCCCGTCTGCTACACAGTATCCTCCTACGGTGCTATGTGGAGCAGCCCCCTCCTCGCCATGTGTGGTCATGCCCTCTCCTGGGCCACTGCTTCCTCTTATGACCTTCAGAAGTAACACAGAGGCGGTGACTCTGG GGAATCACAGTCCACATGGCCAAGCAGCATGTATCTGGACTGAAGACCTCAGTTTGGCTTTGGAAACATCCAAGAG TTTGTCTGTGGGCTCAGTGTGGGTGAACTCGCACCCTTTATCGGATCCGTGTCTGCCTGTTTCTGGTCACAAAGACAGCGGCACCTGCACTGATGGAGGGCAGGAG GGTCTTTATCAGTTTCTGCGGCCATCCTCATCCTCCGTTCTCCCTCGTGCTTCCCCTGTTGCTCTGGACTACACCAAGTTTGGAACAGATGCACCCCCAGTTATCATTCCGGATGAGACTGCTGG CACCATAAAGTCCTATGCACAGTTTGTTGCTGGCAAGGCATGCAAATCGGAGTCTGGTGCCACTGTAGTGGTGCATCCACCAGGGGGCAGCGGCGTGTTAGGCTACTGTCCTGATGGAGGCCAGAAAGATGTCCGGAATGCTGTGGAGGCAGCTATCAAAGTTCAGCCAGG CTGGATGAAAAAGAGTCCATCTGCACGCAGCCAGTCCATTCAGGCTCTGGCCAAGGGCCTTGAGGGAAAAAGGAAGGACATAGCAAATTCAATCGGTGCCCAAACTGGTCTACCAATGGAAGAGGCTGATAAGGAGGTGGAGCTCAGTATCGCCAGGCTCAGTGATTGGGCAGCATACTGTGACAAGTTTCACGGCGGAACTCTG CCCGTACCGCAGTCTGGCGCGGGTTTCTCCATCCCTGAAGCGCTGGGAGTGGTGGGTGTGGTCCTTCCAGACAAGCATCCCCTCCTCTCCATGGTGACACTTCTTGGAGCAGCCCTCGCCTCTGGCAATGCCGTCGTCATGGTACCCAGTCAGGAGTATCCACTGCCAGCACTGACATTTATTCAG GTGCTCCTGTCTTCAGATCTGCCAGCGGGCTTGGTGAACATCGTTACAGGAAGGAGAGACCAGTTGACAAAGGCATTGGCCAGTCACAGTGTCATCAAGGCCATCTGGTACTGGGGCAACAGTGAG GGCTGCCAGTACCTCCAGTACACCTGCACCAGCCCGCTAAAAACTCTGCGCCTCTTCTGCCAGATAGACAAGGACGGGAACCATTGCATCACAGATTGGACACATGCCTCTGTTCTGGAGGAGTTTTGGAGAAACGCTGTCCAGTGGAAGAGTGTATGGATTCctacagcataa
- the aldh16a1 gene encoding aldehyde dehydrogenase family 16 member A1 isoform X3, with the protein MMKRCAYGVCKSDCAKSMEYGPAATSSTSIAQAWLDNHSRSLGLFIDGKHIHPVDRQTRSLVDSKGGLVCSTVCAVQADISQCASSAIKGFEAWSNLSCYQRSKVLLRLASTLGQHGQSVAELCDLCQASCSSSTLVRLLQYYSSWAQLRDTLIANWTPLGVVLVVVSDDCTLYSLMLKVLPALAMGNSVIIVPGQSTAPPALLLAQLLTGAGLPAGAVGVLTGCDMSLAADVAQNSSISYVTYSGNKEDGVKLCKATAGLGVPVSVSRNISATCPIIIFESADINSAVDDVLETAFKKKKEGNWVLCVQESVLDSILACLKLRMADLKCVALASDEVRVLVDTAVQEAQNKGATLLQSCAVPSATQYPPTVLCGAAPSSPCVVMPSPGPLLPLMTFRSNTEAVTLGNHSPHGQAACIWTEDLSLALETSKSLSVGSVWVNSHPLSDPCLPVSGHKDSGTCTDGGQEGLYQFLRPSSSSVLPRASPVALDYTKFGTDAPPVIIPDETAGTIKSYAQFVAGKACKSESGATVVVHPPGGSGVLGYCPDGGQKDVRNAVEAAIKVQPGWMKKSPSARSQSIQALAKGLEGKRKDIANSIGAQTGLPMEEADKEVELSIARLSDWAAYCDKFHGGTLPVPQSGAGFSIPEALGVVGVVLPDKHPLLSMVTLLGAALASGNAVVMVPSQEYPLPALTFIQVLLSSDLPAGLVNIVTGRRDQLTKALASHSVIKAIWYWGNSEGCQYLQYTCTSPLKTLRLFCQIDKDGNHCITDWTHASVLEEFWRNAVQWKSVWIPTA; encoded by the exons atgatgaagcggtgtgcctacggagtatgtaaatcggactgtgctaag AGTATGGAGTACGGACCAGCTGCAACTTCCAGCACTTCCATTGCACAG GCATGGCTGGATAATCATTCCCGCTCTCTGGGTCTGTTTATTGATGGAAAACACATCCATCCAGTAGACAGACAGACTCGCTCCTTGGTGGACTCCAAAG GTGGTCTCGTGTGCAGCACAGTGTGTGCCGTGCAGGCTGACATTTCGCAATGCGCGTCCTCTGCTATCAAGGGCTTTGAGGCCTGGAGTAACTTGTCCTGCTACCAGAGGTCCAAAGTGCTGCTCAG GTTGGCCAGCACTCTTGGACAGCATGGCCAGAGCGTGGCCGAGCTGTGTGACCTGTGTCAAGCCTCCTGCTCTTCTTCAACCCTTGTTAGATTGTTGCAGTATTACAGCAGCTGGGCTCAGCTTCGAGACACTCTCATAGCAAACTGGACCCCACTGG GTGTGGTTTTAGTAGTTGTCTCTGATGACTGCACTCTCTACTCCCTGATGCTCAAAGTCTTACCAGCACTAGCCATGG GCAACTCTGTCATCATTGTTCCTGGTCAAAGCACGGCGCCCCCGGCACTTTTATTGGCTCAGCTTCTTACAGGCGCAGGCCTTCCTGCCGGGGCTGTCGGTGTTTTGACTGGCTGTGACATGTCACTGGCTGCTGATGTGGCTCAGAACTCCAGCATCAGCTATGTCACCTACAGCGGCAACAAGGAG GATGGTGTGAAGCTGTGTAAAGCTACAGCAGGGTTGGGCGTTCCAGTCTCTGTATCCCGAAACATTAGCGCCACATGTCCTATCATCATTTTTGAGTCTGCTGACATCAACAGTGCAGTGGATGATGTCTTAGAGACTGCTttcaagaagaagaaagag GGGAACTGGGTGTTGTGTGTGCAGGAGAGTGTGCTGGACAGCATATTGGCCTGTCTGAAGCTGCGCATGGCAGATTTGAAATGTGTGGCGCTTGCCAGCGACGAGGTCAGAGTCCTCGTGGACACCGCAGTGCAGGAGGCTCAAAACAAGGGGGCCACG TTGTTGCAGTCCTGTGCTGTCCCGTCTGCTACACAGTATCCTCCTACGGTGCTATGTGGAGCAGCCCCCTCCTCGCCATGTGTGGTCATGCCCTCTCCTGGGCCACTGCTTCCTCTTATGACCTTCAGAAGTAACACAGAGGCGGTGACTCTGG GGAATCACAGTCCACATGGCCAAGCAGCATGTATCTGGACTGAAGACCTCAGTTTGGCTTTGGAAACATCCAAGAG TTTGTCTGTGGGCTCAGTGTGGGTGAACTCGCACCCTTTATCGGATCCGTGTCTGCCTGTTTCTGGTCACAAAGACAGCGGCACCTGCACTGATGGAGGGCAGGAG GGTCTTTATCAGTTTCTGCGGCCATCCTCATCCTCCGTTCTCCCTCGTGCTTCCCCTGTTGCTCTGGACTACACCAAGTTTGGAACAGATGCACCCCCAGTTATCATTCCGGATGAGACTGCTGG CACCATAAAGTCCTATGCACAGTTTGTTGCTGGCAAGGCATGCAAATCGGAGTCTGGTGCCACTGTAGTGGTGCATCCACCAGGGGGCAGCGGCGTGTTAGGCTACTGTCCTGATGGAGGCCAGAAAGATGTCCGGAATGCTGTGGAGGCAGCTATCAAAGTTCAGCCAGG CTGGATGAAAAAGAGTCCATCTGCACGCAGCCAGTCCATTCAGGCTCTGGCCAAGGGCCTTGAGGGAAAAAGGAAGGACATAGCAAATTCAATCGGTGCCCAAACTGGTCTACCAATGGAAGAGGCTGATAAGGAGGTGGAGCTCAGTATCGCCAGGCTCAGTGATTGGGCAGCATACTGTGACAAGTTTCACGGCGGAACTCTG CCCGTACCGCAGTCTGGCGCGGGTTTCTCCATCCCTGAAGCGCTGGGAGTGGTGGGTGTGGTCCTTCCAGACAAGCATCCCCTCCTCTCCATGGTGACACTTCTTGGAGCAGCCCTCGCCTCTGGCAATGCCGTCGTCATGGTACCCAGTCAGGAGTATCCACTGCCAGCACTGACATTTATTCAG GTGCTCCTGTCTTCAGATCTGCCAGCGGGCTTGGTGAACATCGTTACAGGAAGGAGAGACCAGTTGACAAAGGCATTGGCCAGTCACAGTGTCATCAAGGCCATCTGGTACTGGGGCAACAGTGAG GGCTGCCAGTACCTCCAGTACACCTGCACCAGCCCGCTAAAAACTCTGCGCCTCTTCTGCCAGATAGACAAGGACGGGAACCATTGCATCACAGATTGGACACATGCCTCTGTTCTGGAGGAGTTTTGGAGAAACGCTGTCCAGTGGAAGAGTGTATGGATTCctacagcataa
- the aldh16a1 gene encoding aldehyde dehydrogenase family 16 member A1 isoform X4, with product MAGTTTKTVQDIFQSMEYGPAATSSTSIAQAWLDNHSRSLGLFIDGKHIHPVDRQTRSLVDSKGGLVCSTVCAVQADISQCASSAIKGFEAWSNLSCYQRSKVLLRLASTLGQHGQSVAELCDLCQASCSSSTLVRLLQYYSSWAQLRDTLIANWTPLGVVLVVVSDDCTLYSLMLKVLPALAMGNSVIIVPGQSTAPPALLLAQLLTGAGLPAGAVGVLTGCDMSLAADVAQNSSISYVTYSGNKEDGVKLCKATAGLGVPVSVSRNISATCPIIIFESADINSAVDDVLETAFKKKKEGNWVLCVQESVLDSILACLKLRMADLKCVALASDEVRVLVDTAVQEAQNKGATLLQSCAVPSATQYPPTVLCGAAPSSPCVVMPSPGPLLPLMTFRSNTEAVTLGNHSPHGQAACIWTEDLSLALETSKSLSVGSVWVNSHPLSDPCLPVSGHKDSGTCTDGGQEGLYQFLRPSSSSVLPRASPVALDYTKFGTDAPPVIIPDETAGTIKSYAQFVAGKACKSESGATVVVHPPGGSGVLGYCPDGGQKDVRNAVEAAIKVQPGWMKKSPSARSQSIQALAKGLEGKRKDIANSIGAQTGLPMEEADKEVELSIARLSDWAAYCDKFHGGTLPVPQSGAGFSIPEALGVVGVVLPDKHPLLSMVTLLGAALASGNAVVMVPSQEYPLPALTFIQVLLSSDLPAGLVNIVTGRRDQLTKALASHSVIKAIWYWGNSEGCQYLQYTCTSPLKTLRLFCQIDKDGNHCITDWTHASVLEEFWRNAVQWKSVWIPTA from the exons ATGGCCGGTACAACCACAAAAACTGTACAGGATATTTTTCAGAGTATGGAGTACGGACCAGCTGCAACTTCCAGCACTTCCATTGCACAG GCATGGCTGGATAATCATTCCCGCTCTCTGGGTCTGTTTATTGATGGAAAACACATCCATCCAGTAGACAGACAGACTCGCTCCTTGGTGGACTCCAAAG GTGGTCTCGTGTGCAGCACAGTGTGTGCCGTGCAGGCTGACATTTCGCAATGCGCGTCCTCTGCTATCAAGGGCTTTGAGGCCTGGAGTAACTTGTCCTGCTACCAGAGGTCCAAAGTGCTGCTCAG GTTGGCCAGCACTCTTGGACAGCATGGCCAGAGCGTGGCCGAGCTGTGTGACCTGTGTCAAGCCTCCTGCTCTTCTTCAACCCTTGTTAGATTGTTGCAGTATTACAGCAGCTGGGCTCAGCTTCGAGACACTCTCATAGCAAACTGGACCCCACTGG GTGTGGTTTTAGTAGTTGTCTCTGATGACTGCACTCTCTACTCCCTGATGCTCAAAGTCTTACCAGCACTAGCCATGG GCAACTCTGTCATCATTGTTCCTGGTCAAAGCACGGCGCCCCCGGCACTTTTATTGGCTCAGCTTCTTACAGGCGCAGGCCTTCCTGCCGGGGCTGTCGGTGTTTTGACTGGCTGTGACATGTCACTGGCTGCTGATGTGGCTCAGAACTCCAGCATCAGCTATGTCACCTACAGCGGCAACAAGGAG GATGGTGTGAAGCTGTGTAAAGCTACAGCAGGGTTGGGCGTTCCAGTCTCTGTATCCCGAAACATTAGCGCCACATGTCCTATCATCATTTTTGAGTCTGCTGACATCAACAGTGCAGTGGATGATGTCTTAGAGACTGCTttcaagaagaagaaagag GGGAACTGGGTGTTGTGTGTGCAGGAGAGTGTGCTGGACAGCATATTGGCCTGTCTGAAGCTGCGCATGGCAGATTTGAAATGTGTGGCGCTTGCCAGCGACGAGGTCAGAGTCCTCGTGGACACCGCAGTGCAGGAGGCTCAAAACAAGGGGGCCACG TTGTTGCAGTCCTGTGCTGTCCCGTCTGCTACACAGTATCCTCCTACGGTGCTATGTGGAGCAGCCCCCTCCTCGCCATGTGTGGTCATGCCCTCTCCTGGGCCACTGCTTCCTCTTATGACCTTCAGAAGTAACACAGAGGCGGTGACTCTGG GGAATCACAGTCCACATGGCCAAGCAGCATGTATCTGGACTGAAGACCTCAGTTTGGCTTTGGAAACATCCAAGAG TTTGTCTGTGGGCTCAGTGTGGGTGAACTCGCACCCTTTATCGGATCCGTGTCTGCCTGTTTCTGGTCACAAAGACAGCGGCACCTGCACTGATGGAGGGCAGGAG GGTCTTTATCAGTTTCTGCGGCCATCCTCATCCTCCGTTCTCCCTCGTGCTTCCCCTGTTGCTCTGGACTACACCAAGTTTGGAACAGATGCACCCCCAGTTATCATTCCGGATGAGACTGCTGG CACCATAAAGTCCTATGCACAGTTTGTTGCTGGCAAGGCATGCAAATCGGAGTCTGGTGCCACTGTAGTGGTGCATCCACCAGGGGGCAGCGGCGTGTTAGGCTACTGTCCTGATGGAGGCCAGAAAGATGTCCGGAATGCTGTGGAGGCAGCTATCAAAGTTCAGCCAGG CTGGATGAAAAAGAGTCCATCTGCACGCAGCCAGTCCATTCAGGCTCTGGCCAAGGGCCTTGAGGGAAAAAGGAAGGACATAGCAAATTCAATCGGTGCCCAAACTGGTCTACCAATGGAAGAGGCTGATAAGGAGGTGGAGCTCAGTATCGCCAGGCTCAGTGATTGGGCAGCATACTGTGACAAGTTTCACGGCGGAACTCTG CCCGTACCGCAGTCTGGCGCGGGTTTCTCCATCCCTGAAGCGCTGGGAGTGGTGGGTGTGGTCCTTCCAGACAAGCATCCCCTCCTCTCCATGGTGACACTTCTTGGAGCAGCCCTCGCCTCTGGCAATGCCGTCGTCATGGTACCCAGTCAGGAGTATCCACTGCCAGCACTGACATTTATTCAG GTGCTCCTGTCTTCAGATCTGCCAGCGGGCTTGGTGAACATCGTTACAGGAAGGAGAGACCAGTTGACAAAGGCATTGGCCAGTCACAGTGTCATCAAGGCCATCTGGTACTGGGGCAACAGTGAG GGCTGCCAGTACCTCCAGTACACCTGCACCAGCCCGCTAAAAACTCTGCGCCTCTTCTGCCAGATAGACAAGGACGGGAACCATTGCATCACAGATTGGACACATGCCTCTGTTCTGGAGGAGTTTTGGAGAAACGCTGTCCAGTGGAAGAGTGTATGGATTCctacagcataa